Proteins encoded by one window of Cylindrospermum stagnale PCC 7417:
- the rnpA gene encoding ribonuclease P protein component, protein MALPKANRLKSRKDFQAVFREGIRRHSSHFTLRALKPPRLKEPSMEAASKTGTASNRANLASTQIGISISTKVSKRAVVRNRIKRQISAAFYQLLPKLSLGWRLVVVVKPTAAESKCDRQQFLQELEQLLAQTEVFDGHS, encoded by the coding sequence GTGGCCTTGCCCAAAGCAAATCGACTAAAATCACGAAAAGATTTCCAGGCAGTTTTCCGGGAAGGAATTCGGCGTCATAGCTCTCACTTCACATTGAGAGCCTTGAAACCGCCGCGTTTGAAAGAGCCTTCAATGGAAGCTGCCTCTAAAACTGGAACAGCGAGTAACCGTGCAAATCTTGCCAGCACACAAATTGGCATTTCGATTAGCACCAAAGTTAGCAAACGAGCAGTAGTCCGCAACCGGATTAAACGCCAGATTAGCGCTGCTTTTTATCAGTTGTTGCCCAAGTTATCGCTAGGATGGCGGCTAGTAGTGGTTGTGAAACCAACGGCCGCAGAATCTAAGTGCGATCGCCAACAATTTCTGCAAGAATTAGAGCAGTTGTTGGCACAAACTGAGGTCTTCGATGGGCATTCGTGA
- the rpmH gene encoding 50S ribosomal protein L34, translated as MQRTLGGTCRKRKRTSGFRARMRTPDGRNVISARRRKGRHRLSV; from the coding sequence ATGCAGCGCACCCTGGGCGGCACTTGCCGTAAGAGAAAAAGAACCTCTGGATTTCGCGCCAGAATGCGGACACCAGACGGGAGAAACGTGATCAGCGCTAGAAGAAGGAAGGGACGCCATCGTCTGAGCGTTTAG
- a CDS encoding DUF2808 domain-containing protein, with translation MRRVLSALAVTGCLLTAFPVMTRGEGLPGLTLFSGVKSEYQLPFRLDFGGQTNSTDRYILRIPAQKMKLAVAQFAIIYPNSYKGTFDTKNIAVKVKGKTVPLAEVKWNKEGRVLEIFPQEPVPAGSKVELVLSNVQNPAFGGVHYFNCQILSPGDVPLLRYLGTWILSIS, from the coding sequence ATGCGACGTGTACTTTCTGCTTTAGCCGTAACTGGCTGCTTGCTGACTGCTTTCCCAGTTATGACCAGGGGCGAAGGCTTACCTGGTTTGACACTGTTTAGCGGCGTCAAAAGCGAATATCAGCTGCCCTTTCGGTTAGATTTTGGCGGACAAACCAATAGCACGGATCGCTATATATTGAGGATTCCTGCCCAAAAGATGAAATTGGCAGTTGCTCAATTTGCCATTATCTACCCGAATTCTTACAAAGGAACTTTTGACACCAAAAATATTGCCGTTAAAGTCAAAGGTAAAACAGTTCCCCTAGCTGAAGTGAAGTGGAATAAAGAAGGTCGTGTTCTAGAAATATTCCCTCAAGAGCCAGTGCCAGCAGGTAGTAAGGTGGAGTTAGTATTATCTAACGTCCAAAACCCAGCCTTTGGTGGAGTTCACTATTTCAATTGCCAGATTCTATCCCCCGGCGATGTGCCCCTACTACGTTACCTGGGTACCTGGATTTTGAGCATTTCTTGA